The genomic DNA CAGCTGACCACGCGCCATCGTGAGGAACTCGAAGTCAACGGAATGACCGTGCTCCGAGGCGCCGACCTGAGGGAATTCGAGAGTAACAACATGTCACTCTCGCTGGCCAGTTATCCACAGGCCCGCCGAAGCCTCACCATCTACTCCAGGCTAGCCGTACTCACCAGCGCTCTGCTCCTGCGCGACAGCGACATCGCCCGCCGGTTGCGCCCCCTGCTCGACACCCAGGGCGACCGCGAACCGATCGTGTCTTCGTATGTCATGACTCGTTAACCCAGGGTGACCACACAACTCCCTCTTTAGGGGCAACGATCATGATCAGCGAGACCGTCCTGCTCGAATCACCGGCCCTACGCAGCAGCGTGCGCGACCGCACGGACGTACTCGACCGCGTCAAAGCACTGTCCTTGCTGCCGGACGGCATGCACGTAACGACGGCAATGGTAGCGACGTACTTCTGCGTCACCACTGACGCCATCCGTCAGCTCAAGGCACGGCACCGTGAGGAACTGTCGAGCAGCGGGCTGCGCACTCTCCAAGGCCCTGCGCTCGCTCAATTCAAGCGTGACGTCCTGTCACGCTATCCGGGAGGTCATCCACAGCCCCGGTCAAGCCTCACCCTCTACTCCCGTCGTTCCGTCCTCAACGTCGCCATGCTTCTCCGGGACAGCGAAGTCGCACGTCAGGTGCGCACCTACCTCCTGGACACGGAGTACCTGGCCCGCAGGCAGCCTGTGGAAAACCCGGCCCCTGCAGACACCTCCGCCCTCGACGCCCGCATCGACCAGCGCATCACCCACATTCTCGGCCGGACGGTCGTACCGATGTTCAATGCCTTGATCGAAACGTCCAGCGATCACCAACGAGAGCTCATCGCTCTCCGGACGGGAGTCCAGCGCATCGAGAAGCGGCTCCGGCAACACAACGCCCGGCTGCAACGGCTGGAAGGCCCGCGGGAAGACCGTCCACTCGCCGGGGTCATGGCCTCCATGGACGCCATGAACGGCCGCGAGTTCGAGGAGCATGTGGCCCTACTGCTCCGCCGTGACGGATGCACCGACGTTCTCGTGCGCGGTGGCAGCAGGGACCGAGGTATCGACATCACTGCGCTCACCGCCGACGGGCGAACGCTCGTCGTCCAGTGCAAGAGGTTCGCGCCGCACCTCAGCATCACCAGTCCCGAGATCCAGAAGTTCATCGGGGCCGCCAAGGTCCTGCACAGCTCCGAGCTCGCCCTGTTCGTCGCGACTTGCCCATTCACACGTGACGCCCAGAACCTCGCCGTCGAGAGCGGCATCACCGCCGTGCACCGCGGACTCCTGGAAGAGTGGAGCGCCGGTGCACCACTGAACGTCTTGCAATAGGCGAACGGAGAGGCCCGAAGCCGCAAGAGCAAGTTGCGGCTTCGGGCCTCCATCATTCTAAGGCGACTGAGGTCCCTGAAGGACCTCAGCCACCTCACCGCAGCTCCTCCGGCGGCGTCCGGTCGCCGTCGACCTTCTCCGTGCGGACCAGCTCGCCCCAGACCACGTACCGGTAGCGGCTCGTGTAGACCGGGGTGCAGGTCGTCAGGGTGATGTAGTGGCCGGCCTTCTTCTTGCCGGACTCCTTGGGGATGCCGCCGAGCACCTCGACGTTGTACTTCGAGGTCTCGGGCAGGACGGCGTACGTCTTGTACACGAACCAGGTGTCCTTCGTCTCGAAGACGATCGGGTCACCCTTCTCGATCTTGTCGATGTTGTGGAACTTGGCGCCGTGCCCGTCGCGGTGGGCGGCGAGCGAGAAGTTGCCCTTCTTGTCCGAGGTGGGCAGCGTCGCCTTCACCGGGTCGGTGTAGTAGCCGGCCACGCCGTCGTTGAGGATCTTCATCGACGTGCCCTTCTCCACCAGGACGTCGCCCTCGCCCATCGCCGGGACGTGCAGGAAGCCGATGCCCGCCTTGGTGTCCAGCGCCCCGGGACCGTCCGGGCCGTTCCCGCCCACCCGGTCCTGGGCCCAGTTGTCACGGACCTTCTCGGCCTGTTTGTCCGCCGCGCGGTCGGCGACCACGTTCGTCCACCACAGCGAGTACACGACGAACAGGCCCATCACCAGGCCCGCGGTGATGAGCAGTTCACCCAGGACGCTGACCGCCTGCGCGACGATCCGGCCGGGACGACGCCGCCCGCGACCGCCCGCCTCGGCCTGCTCCTGGTGCTCCGTGTCGGTGGTCGCTGCCACTGGTCATCCGCCCTTAACTGACGAGCGCATCCGGCTTGCCCTTGCTGCGCGGCCGTTCCTCGACCATCTTGCCCCACACGATCATGCGGTACTTGCTCGTGAACTCCGGCGTACAGGTGGTGAGGGTGATGTAGCGGCCGGGTCCCTTGAAGCCGGACTGCTTCGGGACCGGGTCCAGCACGCTCACGTTGCTCGGCGAGGTCACCGGCAGGATCGACGCCATCTTGTAGACGAAGTACTTGTCCTGCGTCTCCACGACGATCGGGTCGCCCGGCTCCAGCTTGTTGATGTACCGGAACGGCTCGCCGTGCGTGTTGCGATGCCCCGCGAGCCCGAAGTTGCCGGTCCTCGCGTCCGGCATCGCCGTCTTCAGCCCGTCCTCCGCGTAGTGCCCGACCATGCCCCGGTCCAGCACCTTCTTGCTGCTGATGCCCTCCGCGATCGGCACCACCACGTCCAGCTTGGGGATGTGCAGCAGCGCGAACCCCTGGCCCGGTTCGAACGACCCGGGACTGCGCTTGCCGTTCGCCCAGTCGTCCTGGAGGTTGCTCGCGGCCTGGTTCGCCTGCGCGTGCGCCCGCACGTTCGTCCACCACAACTGGTAGGTGACGAACAGCAGCATCAGCACACCGGTCGTGATGAAGATCTCACCGATCGCCCGGCTGGCGACCACCGCGGCCCCGGGCTTGCGCGCCCGGGCCTGCCGACGGGCCTCCACGCGCGACAGAGGCGCCTTCGGGGCCTGCTCGGCCTCTTCCTCCGGAGCCTGGCCCCTGGGCGCCCCACGGCGCCCGTGACGCCGTTTCGCGGCCTTCCTGCGGGCCGCGCGACCGCCACCCACGGGACCGTCCCCGTCAGAAGCGGCGACGGAGCCACTCCCGGCGGCCGTCCGGCGCACCGGGGGCTCCGGGACCCGCAGCGCCACCGTCTCGTCGTCGGGAAGCGGCGGCCGGTACTGCTCCCCGAACGCACCGGAATCCCCGTACGGCTGCCCGTACGAGGATCCCTGGTCACCGGCCGTGCCGGAGTCGCGCTCGGGGCGCAGCGCGGTCACGCCGTGGCCCTGCCCACCACCGGGGCGAGCCCCGCCGACCTCGCCACCGCGTCCTGGTCGCCGCACTCCACCAGCCAGTTGGCCAGCATCCGGTGCCCGTGCTCGGTCAGCACCGACTCCGGGTGGAACTGCACGCCCTCGACGAGCAGTTCCCGGTGGCGCAGGCCCATCACGATCCCGTCGGGCGTACGGGCCGTCACCTCCAGCTCGGCCGGCACCGTGGCCGGCTCCGCCGCCAGCGAGTGGTACCGCGTCGCCGTGAACGGCGAGGGCAGCCCCGCGAAGACGCCCCGGCCGGTGTGCTCCACCGGCGAGGTCTTGCCGTGCAGCAGCTCCGGCGCGCGGTCCACCACACCGCCGTACGCCACCTGCATCGACTGCATGCCCAGGCACACACCGAAGACCGGCACACCGGTGGCCGCGCAGTGCCGCACCATCTCGACGCACACCCCGGCCTGCTCCGGCGTGCCCGGGCCCGGCGACAGCAGCACGCCGTCGAAGCCGTCCTGGGCGTGCGCCGTCGACACCTCGTCGTTGCGCAGCACCTCGCACTCGGCGCCGAGTTGGTAGAGGTACTGGACGAGGTTGAAGACGAAGCTGTCGTAGTTGTCGACGACGAGGATGCGCGCGCTCACTGGTTGTCCACCGTCACATCGTTGAAGGGCAGCAGCGGTTCGGCCCACGGGAAGACGTACTGGAAGAGGACGTAGACCACGATCATCGCCAGCATGAGCGAGAGCAGCGCCTTCACCCACGCGTTCCCCGGCAGATGCCGCCAGATCCAGCCGTACATGCCGTCCCTTCCGTCGCACCACGACGCCAGACTCACGCCGTACCGCACCAGACTAGCGGCGCGCGGCCCCCGGGAACGGCCCTAATCCACAGGCTGGGCATAGTGCAGGTCGGCCGTGCCGGAGTAGCCCGGCAGGGTCACCCGGCCGTCGTCCTCGACCTTCCAGCCGAGCCCGTACACGTTGACGTACACCATGTAGTTCTGGATCGCCGGCGCCTTCGCCAGCGCCTTCTTCAGCCGCTCCGGGTCGCCGACCGCCTGGATCTTGTACGGCGGTGAGTAGACGCGGCCCTGGAGGATCAGCGTGTTGCCGACGCAGCGCACCGCGCTGGTGGAGATCAGCCGCTGGTCCATGACCTTGATGCCCTCGGCACCGCCCTGCCACAGCGCGTTCACCACGGCCTGGAGGTCCTGCTGGTGGATGACCAGGTAGTCGGGCTGCGGCTCCGGGTAGCCGGGGAGCTTCGCGGTGGCGTCCGGCGGGGCGTCGTCGAGCGTGACGGTGATCGCCTCGCCCTTCAGCTGCTGCGTACCCGCCTTCTCCTCCAGCGCCGCCAGCTTGTCGTCCTCCGACTTCGTACGGCCGTCGTCGCGCTCGGCGAGTGATTCGACGTCCTCGCGCAGGGTCCCGTTGGACTCCTCCAGGTCGCCGTTCTCCCGGCTGCGCTCATGGATGAGATCGGACAACTTGAGCAAAGAGGAGTCCGTCCGGATATTGGTGCCCTTCGCGGTATTGAAGCTGGTGAAGAAGATAAGTCCCGCGAGTGCGAAGACGGCCGCCGTGAGCACCCGCACGGGCCGGAAACGGCGCCGGCGGACAGGGCTGGATCCCGTCCCGGGGGAGTCGGCAGAATTGCTCAACGTACCCTTATCTCCTTCGGCGCCACGGAAGGACTACGCTAACGGACGCCCGGGGGAGCGCTCAGAGTCCCCTCGTCCCTTCCACGCCACACCCGAGACCGAGCCCCGTTCCCTGCGCGGCCACGCAGCGCATCGACAGGAGAGACCCTCGTGCCGAAGTCACGTATCCGCAAGAAGGCCGATTACACGCCGCCGCCCTCGAAGCAGGCGACCAGCATCAAGCTGACCAGCCGCGGCTGGGTGGCGCCGGTCATGCTGGCCATGTTCGTCCTCGGCCTGGCCTGGATCGTCCTCTTCTACGTCACCGACGGTTCCCTGCCGATCGACTCGCTGGGCAACTGGAACATCGTGGTGGGCTTCGGCTTCATCGCCGCGGGGTTCGGCGTCTCGACGCAGTGGAAGTAGCCCCGGCGGCGGCTCCGCGGTAGCTCTGCCCAGGGGTATTCGCGGAGTTATCCACAGGCATTGTCCACACGCTGGGGAAAAGAAAGACGATCTGTGGATAACCCGCCCGGCGTTGACGCCGGTGTGACGGAATTACCGGCTGTTCCAGCTTCCGAAAGCATGTTCGCCCCCTGCCTGACCTGCGATAACACTGGTCAGCGACAGGGGGCTCATGTGTTCCCGCACGCTATGCACAAGATCCGCCACCTACTGTGGACAACGGGCGCTCAGGTGAGCTGGGCCGACCTCAGCAGGGTCAGGCCGACGACGACCAGGAGGACCAGCGCACAGGTGCCGTACTGGACGAGCGTGCGCCGCTCACGGGGCGCGTGGAGCATGGCGTAGCCGATCACGGCACCCGCGACGAGGCCGCCGACGTGGGCCTGCCAGGAGATGTTGCTCCGGGTGAAGGTGAAGATGAGGCTGATCACCAGCAGGATGACGACCGGCCGCATGTCGGCGTTGAGCCGGCGCACGAGGGCGGCGGTGGCGCCGAAGAGGCCGAAGATCGCGCCGGAGGCGCCGAGGGTGGCGGTGGTGGGCGAGGCCAGCAGGTAGGCGAGCACGCTGCCGGCGAGGCCGGAGACGAGGTAGAGCGCGAGGTAGCGGGCTCTGCCGAGGGCGGCTTCCAGAGGGCCGCCGAGGAACCAGAGGCTGATCATGTTGAAGCCGATGTGCCAGATTTCCTCGTGGGTGAACATCGTGGTCACCAGCCGGTACCACTCGCCCTCCGCGACGCCCTCGGTCGGGACGAAGGGGGCGGGGGGCCAGCGTCCGATGAGCACCATGTCGCTGAGGAAGGACGACGGGAGCGCCTGGACGGCGATGAACACCGCCACGTTGATCCCGATCAGGATCTTGGTGACGAGGTGGGGGTCGGCAGCGACGGTGCCGCCCGCGAGGGTGCGGGGCCGGGAGGCACTCGGGGCCGGGCCGGTGGCTCCCGGTGTGCGGCCGGCGGCGCAGTCGGGGCAGTGGAAGCCGACGGATGCGTTGACCATGCAGTCCGGGCAGATGGGGCGCTCGCAGCGGGTGCAGCGGATGCCGGTCTCGCGGTCCGGGTGGCGATAGCAACCGGGCAGGCTCTGGGCATCCGGTCGGCCGGCGGCCGCGTGGTCCATGGCATCCCCTCGGTCGTCCCTGCGGGCGGTGTGTGCAGATGCACCGCCCCGCCCTTCTCTACGGATGAGCGGGGCGTTTGGTTCCTGCCCGGTGTGGCGGGGTGTCAGGCGTTCCGTGTCTCGACGACGACCGACTCGATGACGATGTCGGTGAGGGGCCGCTCGGTGCGGGGGTTGGTTCGGGCGGCGGCGATGGTGTCGACGACCTTCTGGCTGGGCGTGTCGGTCACTTCGCCGAAGATCGTGTGTTTGCGGTTGAGCCAGGTCGTCGGGGAGACGGTGATGAAGAACTGCGAGCCGTTGGTCCCGGGGCCGGCGTTGGCCATGGCCATCAGGTAGGGCTTGTCGAAGGCGAGGTCGGGGTGGAACTCGTCGGGGAACTGGTAGCCGGGGTCGCCGGTGCCGTTGCCCAGCGGATCGCCGCCCTGGATCATGAAGCCGCTGAGGACCCGGTGGAAGACGGTGCCGTCGTAGAGCCTGGCCATGGATGTCTCGCCGGTGGCGGGGTGGGTCCACTCCCGCTCGCCGCGGGCCAGCTCGACGAAGTTCTTGACGGTTCTGGGTGCGTGGTTCAGCAGCAGCCGGACCTCGATGTCACCTTGGCTGGTCTTCAGGGTGGCGTAGAGCTGCGCGGCCACGAGGTGCCTTCCGTCGTCCTGTTGTGCGCACCGATCCTCGCACGGCCGGGGGCGCGTTCGGTGCTCTTACCGCTGGGTCACGAGCGTGGGGCGCCGATCCGTGGCATGGTCGTGGACAGGCTCGTGTTGCCCGGTATTCATCGGTTATTGACGTTGATCGGCTCTTGTTCGCAACTTCATCACCACTTGCCCCAGAGGCCGCGGCGGCATCGTCCGTGACCCGGATGCCCGCCCTCGCATGCCTGGCGGCGCGTCCCCAGGCATGATCCGTAAAAGGGTGGAAAGTCGAATTACCGTACGCCACCGAGGAGGAGGAACCCGTGACCCGCATCGACAGCGTGCGCGCCGCGACCGGTTCGGCGAAGGACAGCGTGCTGCACGCCGCGGAAGTGGTGGCGCCCTACGCCGACACGGCCAAGGACAGGGCCGCTCACTATGCACAGGAGGCGCGCGTACGGCTGGCGCCCAAGGTGTCGCAGGCCACGTGCCAGGCACGCCTTCAGTACGGCACGCACGTGGCGCCGCGGCTGGAACAGGCCCGTACGCATGTGCCGCCGAAGATGGACGCGGCCGCGCAGGAGGCCGCTGTCCGTACGCGTCTGGCCGCTCGGCAGGCGGCCGACTACTCACGTCCGAGGATCGAGCAGGCGGTGGCCGCGGCCGGTCCCGTGCGCGACGAGGCCACGGCGCGCGGTGCTGCCGCGCTGGCCGCGCTGCGTGGTCAGGTCACGGCGAAGGAGATTCAGAGGCTGACGCGCAGGCATCAGCGACGGGCCCGGGCCGGCCGGGTCGCCAAGGTCCTCGCGGTGGTCGGTGTCGTCGCGGGTGGTGCCTTCGCCGCGTGGAAGTGGTGGGACAAGCAGGCCAACCCGGACTGGCTGGTGGAGCCGCCGGAGGCGACGGAGGTTCCCGAGTCGGGCCGGCTGACGTCGGTGGACGGCACGGGTGAGGCGCTCCTCGATCCCGAGGTGCAGGCCAAGCAGGCTCAGGAGGAGGCGGAGGGCGACGAGCCCCGCTGATCCCCGCGCGCTGTACTGGCGACGGCCGTTTTCTGTCGTTTCCACATCGCCGCGGGGCGGGAGACCGTGAGTCTCTCGCCCCGCGGCGATGTTTCACGTGAAACGGTGCCGGCGCTCAGCGGCCGTAGCGGCGTTCCCGCAGGGAGTAGGAGCGCAGGGCGCGCAGGAAGTCGATCTCCCGGAAGTCCGGCCAGTACGTTTCGCAGAAGTGGACCTCGGCGTAGGCGGACTGCCAGAGCAGGAATCCGGAGAGCCGCTGTTCGCCGGAGGTGCGGATGATGAGGTCGGACTCGGACCGTGTCTTGGAGTACAGGTGCTTGGAGATGTGCTCCATGGTGAAGGTCTCGATGAACTCGTCGATGTCGCCGCCCTGGGAGCTGTGCTCGGTCAGGGCGGAGCGCACGGCGTCGACGATCTCGCGTCTGCCGCCGTAGCCCACGGCGACATCGACCTTGGTGCCGCCCTTGCGGCCCTGGGTGGCGGCGGTGGCGGTCTTGAGGCGGCCGGCGGACTCCGCGGGCAGCAGGTCCAGGGCGCCGACGGCTTCGACGGGCCAGGGGTTGCCCGGCGCGGCCAGTTGCTCGACGACCTCGGCGATGATGTCGATGAGGGGGTTCAGCTGCTCCTCGGGGCGGGCAAGGTTGTCGTCGGAGAGCATGAAGAGGGTGACGTGTTCGATCTGCGCGGAGTCGCACCAGCGCAGGAAGTCCAGCACCTTGGCGCCGCCGGCCCGGTAGCCCTCTCGGGGGTCGTCGATGCCCGACATCTTGGCCCACCGGCGGTTGCCGTCGAGCATGATGCCGATGTGCTGGGGGCGTGGGCGTCCTTCCAGCTCTCTGACCAGCCGCTTCATATAGAGCGCATCAAGAGCGGCCCGTACCTTCGCCCGCATGGTCTACCCCTTCCACCTCGTCGGTAGCGACCGGACGGCTCCGACGGCGATGAGCCACGTGGCACCGCCCCGCAGGGGTCTGCGCTGATGCCCTGTGGGGTGACGATATCAAGAGCAGACAGCGCCTCCGGGGCACCGAGAGGGGCCCGTCCGGGGGCCGGTTCCCGTGGTGGTGCGGACGTCGGAGCGCTGTTCCACGTGCTCAACTGGCCCTTTCCCTCCGGTCGTTGTTGATCACCCGGGCGGTGCGTGCGGTGTCGGGCACCGTGTGGGGCCGGCGACGGTGAGGAACGTCTCCGTCCGCCGGCGCCCGCGAGGGCGGACGCGCTGCGGCCCCCCGGAAGCGAACAGAGCGCCTCCGATCTACGTTTCCGCAGGTCGGAGGCGCTCTTGACGGTGGAGCCTAGGGGAGTCGAACCCCTGACATCTGCCATGCAAAGACAGCGCTCTACCAACTGAGCTAAGGCCCCTCGGGTGGCGTTGCCGGTCCTGGTGCCGCGGACCGCCGGTCGCCGCGGACAAGAGTACCGGGTCGCCCCCCGTATCTCACAAATGATTGGGGCTCCCGGGGAACGACCACGCTCCGTAAGATGCTCGGCGTGGTTCGCTGGAGCGAACTGCGGTTTTTGGGGAAGCGATGGGGAGACGCAATGGACGCCGCACAGCAGGAAGCCACCGCAAGAGCGCGGGAACTGCAGCGGAACTGGTACGGGGAGCCGCTGGGGGCGCTCTTCCGCAGGCTTATCGACGATCTCGGTCTCAACCAGGCTCGTCTCGCGGGGGTGCTGGGGCTGTCCGCGCCGATGCTGTCGCAGCTGATGAGCGGCCAGCGGGCGAAGATCGGCAATCCCGCGGTGGTCCAGCGGGTACAGCTGCTGCAGGACCTGGCTGGGCAGGTCGCCGACGGCAGTGTGAGCGCGGCCGAGGCCACGGAGCGCATGGACGAGATCAAGAAGTCGCAGGGGGGCTCGGTGCTCAGCAACACCACGACGACCACGAGTAGTTCGGGTGCGCCCACGGTCAAGCGGGTGGTCCGGGAGATCCAGTCGCTGCTGCGGTCGGTGTCGGCCGCCGGGGACATCATCGACGCGGCGGACTCGCTCTCCTCCTCGCATCCGGAGCTGGCGGAGTTCCTGCGGGTGTACGGCGCGGGCCGCACCTCGGACGCGGTCGCGCACTACCAGTCCCACCAGAACTGATCCCTCGGGTCCGGTCGCCGAGGGGGTCGGCGGCCGGGCCCGCGGGAGTGGCGCGACAGGTCCCAGGGGAGGAGCGGCGCACAGCCATGGGTGAGGTCTTCGCGGGCCGGTACGAGCTGGTCGATCCGATCGGCCGGGGCGGGGTGGGTGCCGTCTGGCGTGCCTGGGACCACCGGCGCAGGCGTTATGTGGCCGCGAAGGTGCTCCAGCAGCGGGACGCGCACTCGCTGCTGCGGTTCGTCCGTGAGCAGGCGCTGCGGATCGATCACCCCCATGTGCTGGCCCCCGCGAGCTGGGCCGCCGACGACGACCAGGTCCTGTTCACCATGGACCTGGTGACGGGGGGTTCGCTGGTCCATCTGGTCGGGGACTACGGGCCGCTGCCGCCCGAATTCGTGTGCACGCTGCTCGACCAGCTGCTGTCGGGCCTTGGGGCGGTGCACGGGGAGGGGGTGGTGCACCGTGACATCAAGCCCGCCAACCTGCTCCTGGAGGCGACGGGGACGGGCCGGCCGCGCCTCAGGCTGTCGGACTTCGGCATCGCGATGCGGCTGGGTGAGCCCCGGCTGACGGAGACCAACCTCGTGGTGGGGACGCCGGGTTATCTCGCGCCTGAGCAGATGATGGGTGCGGAACCGGACTTTCCGTCGGACCTGTTCGCGGTGGGTCTGGTCGCGCTGTATCTGCTGGAAGGGGCCAAGCCGGACGCCAAGGTGCTCGTCCAGCATTTCGCCGAGCACGGTACGCCGCCCGCGCCGCGGGGGATTCCCGAGCCGCTGTGGCAGGTCGTGGCGACGCTGCTGCAGCCGGATCCGTCGGCGAGGTTCCGTACCGCCACGGGGGCGCGCAAGGCGCTGGCCGCGGCGGTGGAGCTGTTGCCGGAGCCCGGGCCCGACGACGAGCTGATCGAGATCTTCGACCAAGTGGGGCCGCTGCCAACCGGGTTCGGGCCCGAGGGCCCGCTCAAGAGGGCCTCCGGAGTGGACGACGTACCGACGGACCCGCGAGGCCCTGCGAGCGCGCCTCCGGGCGCGGACCCGTCCCCGCCCGCCGCCCCGCCGGCACCCCCCTGGCCGGGCACGCCCCCGGGCGGCCCGTCCCCGCAACCGGACCGGACGCCTTCGGTTCCGCGACCGGCCGGCTCGCCCCCCGGCCAGGACTGGTCGTCGCCCGGCGTCCCGAGCGCGCCCCCACCGGGCCCGGACTCGACGCCCGCGTCCACACCGCCCGGCGCTCCCGCGACAGCGCCCGGCGCATCGTCCGACACCGGACTGCCGTCCTCCACGCCGGGCCTGCCGCCGCCGGGCGCGCCGCCTGTCTTCGGGGGCACGGTGGGACCGGCCGTTGCCCCGTCCGATCCCGCCGGACACGCGTCCTACGGGGCCGGTGAACCGTCCGGCCAGGGCTGGACGCCGTCCACACCCTCCAGGCCCGCCGCAGCGCCCTCGGCGCCCTCGCGCCCCGGCCGGACGCGTCCCGCCCCGGACGGGACGCATTCCGAGGAGGTGCCGGAAGCCGGGCGGTCGGGTGCCATGTCGGAGACCGGGAGTTTCCACCTGCCGCCGCCGCGGCCGACCGTCACCCCGGCGTCGGCCGCGGCGGCCGACGCGGCGCGGCCGCCCGCACCGCACCCGGCGTTCACGGGCGGACCGCAGCACCTTCCGCCGGACCGGACGCCCGACCGGAGTCAGTACCCGGCGCCGCACGGGCCGCCGCTCCCCGCCCAGGCCCTCGCGCCG from Streptomyces sp. CB09001 includes the following:
- a CDS encoding DNA-binding protein, with the protein product MDAAQQEATARARELQRNWYGEPLGALFRRLIDDLGLNQARLAGVLGLSAPMLSQLMSGQRAKIGNPAVVQRVQLLQDLAGQVADGSVSAAEATERMDEIKKSQGGSVLSNTTTTTSSSGAPTVKRVVREIQSLLRSVSAAGDIIDAADSLSSSHPELAEFLRVYGAGRTSDAVAHYQSHQN
- a CDS encoding isoprenyl transferase, translated to MRAKVRAALDALYMKRLVRELEGRPRPQHIGIMLDGNRRWAKMSGIDDPREGYRAGGAKVLDFLRWCDSAQIEHVTLFMLSDDNLARPEEQLNPLIDIIAEVVEQLAAPGNPWPVEAVGALDLLPAESAGRLKTATAATQGRKGGTKVDVAVGYGGRREIVDAVRSALTEHSSQGGDIDEFIETFTMEHISKHLYSKTRSESDLIIRTSGEQRLSGFLLWQSAYAEVHFCETYWPDFREIDFLRALRSYSLRERRYGR
- a CDS encoding rhomboid family intramembrane serine protease; translated protein: MDHAAAGRPDAQSLPGCYRHPDRETGIRCTRCERPICPDCMVNASVGFHCPDCAAGRTPGATGPAPSASRPRTLAGGTVAADPHLVTKILIGINVAVFIAVQALPSSFLSDMVLIGRWPPAPFVPTEGVAEGEWYRLVTTMFTHEEIWHIGFNMISLWFLGGPLEAALGRARYLALYLVSGLAGSVLAYLLASPTTATLGASGAIFGLFGATAALVRRLNADMRPVVILLVISLIFTFTRSNISWQAHVGGLVAGAVIGYAMLHAPRERRTLVQYGTCALVLLVVVGLTLLRSAQLT
- a CDS encoding aminodeoxychorismate/anthranilate synthase component II, whose product is MSARILVVDNYDSFVFNLVQYLYQLGAECEVLRNDEVSTAHAQDGFDGVLLSPGPGTPEQAGVCVEMVRHCAATGVPVFGVCLGMQSMQVAYGGVVDRAPELLHGKTSPVEHTGRGVFAGLPSPFTATRYHSLAAEPATVPAELEVTARTPDGIVMGLRHRELLVEGVQFHPESVLTEHGHRMLANWLVECGDQDAVARSAGLAPVVGRATA
- a CDS encoding class E sortase, yielding MAATTDTEHQEQAEAGGRGRRRPGRIVAQAVSVLGELLITAGLVMGLFVVYSLWWTNVVADRAADKQAEKVRDNWAQDRVGGNGPDGPGALDTKAGIGFLHVPAMGEGDVLVEKGTSMKILNDGVAGYYTDPVKATLPTSDKKGNFSLAAHRDGHGAKFHNIDKIEKGDPIVFETKDTWFVYKTYAVLPETSKYNVEVLGGIPKESGKKKAGHYITLTTCTPVYTSRYRYVVWGELVRTEKVDGDRTPPEELR
- a CDS encoding serine/threonine-protein kinase, with amino-acid sequence MGEVFAGRYELVDPIGRGGVGAVWRAWDHRRRRYVAAKVLQQRDAHSLLRFVREQALRIDHPHVLAPASWAADDDQVLFTMDLVTGGSLVHLVGDYGPLPPEFVCTLLDQLLSGLGAVHGEGVVHRDIKPANLLLEATGTGRPRLRLSDFGIAMRLGEPRLTETNLVVGTPGYLAPEQMMGAEPDFPSDLFAVGLVALYLLEGAKPDAKVLVQHFAEHGTPPAPRGIPEPLWQVVATLLQPDPSARFRTATGARKALAAAVELLPEPGPDDELIEIFDQVGPLPTGFGPEGPLKRASGVDDVPTDPRGPASAPPGADPSPPAAPPAPPWPGTPPGGPSPQPDRTPSVPRPAGSPPGQDWSSPGVPSAPPPGPDSTPASTPPGAPATAPGASSDTGLPSSTPGLPPPGAPPVFGGTVGPAVAPSDPAGHASYGAGEPSGQGWTPSTPSRPAAAPSAPSRPGRTRPAPDGTHSEEVPEAGRSGAMSETGSFHLPPPRPTVTPASAAAADAARPPAPHPAFTGGPQHLPPDRTPDRSQYPAPHGPPLPAQALAPSPAPRADVPTAAYTARNPQSTPPAQHRGARRRRRPGPPARVVLPLLLLALACYAVGFWALTRI
- a CDS encoding DUF881 domain-containing protein, translating into MSNSADSPGTGSSPVRRRRFRPVRVLTAAVFALAGLIFFTSFNTAKGTNIRTDSSLLKLSDLIHERSRENGDLEESNGTLREDVESLAERDDGRTKSEDDKLAALEEKAGTQQLKGEAITVTLDDAPPDATAKLPGYPEPQPDYLVIHQQDLQAVVNALWQGGAEGIKVMDQRLISTSAVRCVGNTLILQGRVYSPPYKIQAVGDPERLKKALAKAPAIQNYMVYVNVYGLGWKVEDDGRVTLPGYSGTADLHYAQPVD
- a CDS encoding class E sortase; protein product: MTALRPERDSGTAGDQGSSYGQPYGDSGAFGEQYRPPLPDDETVALRVPEPPVRRTAAGSGSVAASDGDGPVGGGRAARRKAAKRRHGRRGAPRGQAPEEEAEQAPKAPLSRVEARRQARARKPGAAVVASRAIGEIFITTGVLMLLFVTYQLWWTNVRAHAQANQAASNLQDDWANGKRSPGSFEPGQGFALLHIPKLDVVVPIAEGISSKKVLDRGMVGHYAEDGLKTAMPDARTGNFGLAGHRNTHGEPFRYINKLEPGDPIVVETQDKYFVYKMASILPVTSPSNVSVLDPVPKQSGFKGPGRYITLTTCTPEFTSKYRMIVWGKMVEERPRSKGKPDALVS
- a CDS encoding DUF5324 family protein encodes the protein MTRIDSVRAATGSAKDSVLHAAEVVAPYADTAKDRAAHYAQEARVRLAPKVSQATCQARLQYGTHVAPRLEQARTHVPPKMDAAAQEAAVRTRLAARQAADYSRPRIEQAVAAAGPVRDEATARGAAALAALRGQVTAKEIQRLTRRHQRRARAGRVAKVLAVVGVVAGGAFAAWKWWDKQANPDWLVEPPEATEVPESGRLTSVDGTGEALLDPEVQAKQAQEEAEGDEPR
- a CDS encoding restriction endonuclease, whose translation is MISETVLLESPALRSSVRDRTDVLDRVKALSLLPDGMHVTTAMVATYFCVTTDAIRQLKARHREELSSSGLRTLQGPALAQFKRDVLSRYPGGHPQPRSSLTLYSRRSVLNVAMLLRDSEVARQVRTYLLDTEYLARRQPVENPAPADTSALDARIDQRITHILGRTVVPMFNALIETSSDHQRELIALRTGVQRIEKRLRQHNARLQRLEGPREDRPLAGVMASMDAMNGREFEEHVALLLRRDGCTDVLVRGGSRDRGIDITALTADGRTLVVQCKRFAPHLSITSPEIQKFIGAAKVLHSSELALFVATCPFTRDAQNLAVESGITAVHRGLLEEWSAGAPLNVLQ
- the crgA gene encoding cell division protein CrgA, translated to MPKSRIRKKADYTPPPSKQATSIKLTSRGWVAPVMLAMFVLGLAWIVLFYVTDGSLPIDSLGNWNIVVGFGFIAAGFGVSTQWK
- a CDS encoding peptidylprolyl isomerase, producing the protein MAAQLYATLKTSQGDIEVRLLLNHAPRTVKNFVELARGEREWTHPATGETSMARLYDGTVFHRVLSGFMIQGGDPLGNGTGDPGYQFPDEFHPDLAFDKPYLMAMANAGPGTNGSQFFITVSPTTWLNRKHTIFGEVTDTPSQKVVDTIAAARTNPRTERPLTDIVIESVVVETRNA